Within Chloroflexia bacterium SDU3-3, the genomic segment ATAAAAAGATGCTATTAAAGATAAACGTGGTGATCGCGAATGAGATCTGGGGGAACTCGCTCTGGCGCAGCAGCGTGCGCAGCCAGACGCCGGGGAACAGCGCCAGCGCCCACGCCGCCATGGTGCGCGTCAGCAGCGGCCTGGGGCTGCGGTACACCTGCTGGCGATACACCCCGGCCAGCGCCGCGAAGGCGAACCAGCTGGCCATAAATGGCACGGCGTTGCTGGCCACCGCGCCTGGCTCCAGCCTGTCCTTGTGGCTGAGGATGCCGATCACGGCAAACACCACAAACATCAGCGCGTCGCCCACGGCCAGCAGCGCCAGGCGGCGGCTGGGGGCAGGCGCGATCTTCTGCTCGATCTCCATACGGGCCTCTCCTCCTCGCCCTCGGTCACTTGTGCAGGGCCGTTGTACCACAAACGCGCCCCACGCACAATCGGTGGCGACTCTTTACCACCAAGACACCAAGGCTCCAAGGGAACAAAAAGAACGAATACCACGAAGGCGCGAAGGCGCGAAGGGACCGATTTACCACCAAGACACCAAGGCTCCAAGGGAACAAAACGCCATGGGAAATGAGCGTGGGGCCAACCCCACCCGGCCCATGCGGCGAAGGTGTCGCTAGAGTCTTGATGGCCATATGCACAAACATCAGCTGCCAGGGAATGGCACGGGAACGCCGCAAATTGGGGGTTTCGAAGGGGGTGACACCCCCTCGCGGGGTTCCTAGGGGCAGGCCCCTAGGCGCTGCCCGCGCAGGGCATCCACCCACCAAGCAAATACCACCGCCATCGCTCATGGAAAAAAGCCCAGCGCCGACGGGAAAAGTGACACCATGTGAGGGCGATGCCCCTCACATGGTGTCACTTTATCGGGTGTTCTGAGGCCGTTTTAGCGAAACGGTGCGTTGGTATTCGTTCAGCTTGGGTGCGCCTTCGTCGATAGTGGTCATTTTTGGATGGTGGTGCATGCCCTATGCGGGCGGCACCAAGGGCTCCGCGCCCTTGGATCCCCGCGAGGGGCGTTGCCCCTTCGAACCCCAATGTTGACCGTTCCTATGCCGTTTCCCGGTGGCTGGTGTTCGTGCATATGGCCATCAAGACGTGAGCGGCACCTTCGCCGCATGGGCCGGGTGGGATGGCGCAGCGCGATCATGGGTTGAGGCGGATTGCTTGCTGGGATCGCAACTGGTGGTGTGCATAGTCTGGCACGCATGATTGTGGGTCTTGCCGCATCCTGACGCCCTGACTAAGAAAGTGACACCATGTGAGGGGATTGCCCCCTCACGTGG encodes:
- a CDS encoding DUF3054 domain-containing protein, which produces MEIEQKIAPAPSRRLALLAVGDALMFVVFAVIGILSHKDRLEPGAVASNAVPFMASWFAFAALAGVYRQQVYRSPRPLLTRTMAAWALALFPGVWLRTLLRQSEFPQISFAITTFIFNSIFLCAWHLLFTWLLRRSETNGN